The Trueperaceae bacterium genome segment GAAGAACCCCGACTACTTCGTGGCCGGGCTACCGTACTTGGACAGCATCGTCTTCACCACCGTGCCGGACAACCAGGCGCGGAACACCGCCGTGCGCACCGGCGACCTCGACCTCATCACGCACGTGACCGACAACTACATCAGCCTTCTGCGCCAGGACCCGAGTGTCGTGATCCCCGAGGGCGACGGCGCTTCGGGCCAATGGTTCTCGTTCATCATGAACGTCCGCCAGGCGCCCTTCAACGACGTCAAGGTGCGCCAGGCGATCGCGCAGGCGCTCGACCGGGAGCTCCTCACGCGCGTGAGCCTCGACGGCGAAGGGTTCCCGCTGCTGGGCGCCTCGTTGGCCGAGTGGCACTGGGCGGCGCTCTCCCCAGTGTTCAGTGGTAGCGACATGCAGGCCGCCAAGCGCCTCATGGCCGAGTCGAGCTACCCCAACGGTTTCGCGTTCACGCTGCGCGTCTGGTCGCCGCAACAGTTCGCGGTTCGCGCCGCGCAGATCATCCAGGCGGCCCTCTCCGAACTCAAGATCGACGTGACCATCGACCAGCAGGGCGACTGGGCCACCTACTGGGGCGCCGTCACGGGCGGCACCTACGACGCCACCCTCCAGGGCTTCGGTGGCAACATCGACCCGCACGACTACCTGTTCGAGGCGTTCCGCGAGGGCGGCGGCAGGAACGTGATGGGCTACGTCAACCCCCGCATAGACCAGCTCCTCGCCGACGGGCTGCGTGTGACGGACCGCGCCGAGCGCAAGGCCATCTACGACGAGCTGCAGACCATCCTGGTGGAGGACTCGCCGCAGGTGTTCATCTGGAACCAGAAGCAGTCGGAGGCGCACCAGGCCTATGTGAAGGGCTTCTACCACCACATGACCCTCGACCTCTCGGCCCTCACCACCACCTGGCTGGACAAGTAACCGGTCTGGGGCGGCGCGGTCCATGAGCTTCGTCCTGCGCCGCCTCATGCTCACCCTGCCGGTGCTCCTCGGGATCACCGTCGCGGTGTTCCTCATCATGAAGCTGATCCCTGGCGACGCCATGATGGCGCGCCTCGGGACCGATGCCACCCCCGAGCTCATCCAGCGCTTCCGCGATCAGCACGGCCTTGACCGGCCGACCTTCGTGCAGCTGGTCGAGTGGATCGGCAAGGTGGCCACGCTCGACTTCGGCGTGTCGATGGTCACCGGTCGCGGCGTCCTCGAGACGATCGGCCAGCGGTTGCCGGCCACCCTCGAGCTCACGCTCGCGGCCACCCTGCTGGCGTTAGGGATCGGCATACCTCTCGGCGTGGCGGCGGCGGCCAGCCGCGGCCGCTGGGCCGACTTCCTCGTGAGGCTCGGTTCCATCCTCGGGCTATCCATCCCCAACTTCTGGTTGGCGCTGCTACTCACGCTCTGGTTCGCGCTGCGGCTCAGGTGGCTGCCGGCCACCGGCTACGCTTCGCTCTTCGGGCACCCGCTCGAGCACCTCAGGTACGTGGCGCTGCCGGCCTTCACGCTCGCCGTTGGCATGGCGGCCGTGGTGGCGCGCTACGTGCGCTCGTCCCTGCTCGACGTGCTGGGACTCGACTACATAAGGACCGCCACCGGCAAGGGCTTGAGCAGCCGCGTGGTGCTCATCCACCACGCCTTGCGCAACGCGCTCCTGCCAGTGACCACCGTGGTGGGGATACAGATGGGCGCGCTCATCGGCGGGACCGTCATCATCGAGGACATCTTCGCCTGGCCCGGCATGGGCCGCTACGCGCTCCAGGCCATCTACGAACGCGACTACCCCGTCATCCAGACCATCGTGCTGGTGGTGGCATGCTTCTACGTCGTCATCAACCTCCTCGTCGACCTCGCCTACGCGTGGCTCGACCCGAAGATAAGGTTCGACTAGATGGCGATTGGCACCGGCTCC includes the following:
- a CDS encoding ABC transporter permease, giving the protein MSFVLRRLMLTLPVLLGITVAVFLIMKLIPGDAMMARLGTDATPELIQRFRDQHGLDRPTFVQLVEWIGKVATLDFGVSMVTGRGVLETIGQRLPATLELTLAATLLALGIGIPLGVAAAASRGRWADFLVRLGSILGLSIPNFWLALLLTLWFALRLRWLPATGYASLFGHPLEHLRYVALPAFTLAVGMAAVVARYVRSSLLDVLGLDYIRTATGKGLSSRVVLIHHALRNALLPVTTVVGIQMGALIGGTVIIEDIFAWPGMGRYALQAIYERDYPVIQTIVLVVACFYVVINLLVDLAYAWLDPKIRFD